A single Macaca fascicularis isolate 582-1 chromosome 13, T2T-MFA8v1.1 DNA region contains:
- the LOC135966774 gene encoding uncharacterized protein isoform X1 translates to MDADDSPAPKGSLRKFLEHLSGAGKAIGVLTSGGDAQVGLRPSPPASADRKDQEAGTPGRQRRRGAGSGLPLPCNVEAALQEGPEPGPTTRARREDI, encoded by the exons ATGGACGCGGACGACTCCCCGGCCCCCAAGGGCTCTTTGCGGAAGTTCCTGGAGCACCTCTCCGGGGCCGGCAAGGCCATCGGCGTGCTGACCAGTGGCGGGGATGCTCAAG TGGGTCTcaggccctccccgccagcctccgcgGACCGGAAGGACCAGGAAGCGGGGACTCCGGGACGTCAGCGGCGCCGCGgcgcgggctctgggcttcccctgcCCTGCAATGTGGAAGCGGCTCTCCAGGAGGGGCCCGAGCCTGGACCCACGACGCGGGCGCGCCGGGAGGACATTTAA
- the LOC141408386 gene encoding uncharacterized protein, translating to MPARFLPDTFALPGSLLHLATLWVQAPLQLCLGPRLAARVKHQALKDHLHLLPALPTHFRETPRLWLLSGIRAARLPSQAPTGVLPPEAPKCTLLQIFPKPPPIFPDSQLAVVSVSISESDPHLLLISSKAQRRPQGADSQLLPPSCTPSSPPDPGTESLSSLAAFCPPLATASALHEPALSLRLHGVPHIRGDSLRNPQWLPRIRQKNQNCGRPAMAVVEERGHTHSQ from the exons ATGCCTGCCCGCTTTCTTCCGGATACCTTTGCCCTTCCCGGCTCCCTGCTTCACCTGGCGACGCTCTGGGTTCAGGCCCCTCTCCAGCTGTGTCTTGGTCCACGGCTGGCTGCCCGTGTGAAGCACCAGGCCTTGAAGGACCATCTCCACCTGCTCCCTGCACTTCCCACCCACTTCCGCGAGACtcccaggctctggctgctctcagggaTCAGGGCCGCCAGGCTCCCCTCACAGGCTCCAACTGGAGTCCTGCCCCCTG AGGCTCCCAAATGCACCTTGCTCCAGATTTTCCCCAAGCCTCCTCCTATATTTCCAGACTCGCAGCTTGCAGTGGTGTCTGTAAGTATCTCCGAGTCAGATCCACACTTGCTTCTGATTTCCAGCAAAGCGCAACGCCGACCTCAGGGTGCAGACTCGCAGCTTCTTCCGCCTTCCtgcactccctcttcccctcctgaccCAGGCACCGAATCGctcagctcactggctgccttctgTCCTCCTCTCGCCACGGCGAGTGCCCTGCATGAGCCTGCTCTGTCCCTCCGGCTCCACGGCGTGCCGCACATCAGAGGCGATTCTCTCCGAAACCCTCAGTGGCTCCCTCGTATCCGACAG AAGAATCAAAACTGTGGCAGGCCTGCGATGGCTGTGGTTGAGGAAAGAGGCCACACCCACAGCCAGTAG